A single region of the Gorilla gorilla gorilla isolate KB3781 chromosome 1, NHGRI_mGorGor1-v2.1_pri, whole genome shotgun sequence genome encodes:
- the CCDC190 gene encoding coiled-coil domain-containing protein 190 → MVKTLDLETIKKMERHMVRGQLYKHFDLERKNAKQAEARLDRRLQRLKDICLYHVKLLTWEQRQLQKELQRLQQETMKKKFSSYLGNGFQKRPEDVLMFSPQGRQKHRAPQAKKMRALATRMAQDTCKSKSQVPPSHDAGLKDPMKGKKQPLSQNNRTACFIKEQPQAQEKDSVNPSKDVDSSKGISVPCQNQEVSTNTIEQGPSSSPASDSGMARADETRSKDVALKPDGNTGKQIPPKHMECAGSFEGEFTKPTFLELLSKARNAHYLRHRVPPESERLLSIGEIFGHGESSSSRARKECENRVPSKFLPL, encoded by the exons ATGGTGAAAACTCTGGATTTGGAG ACCATAAAGAAGATGGAGAGGCACATGGTCAGGGGACAATTGTATAAGCATTTTGATTTGGAGAGGAAGAATGCCAAGCAGGCTGAAGCCAGACTGGACCGAAGGCTGCAGAGACTAAAGGATATTTGCCTCTACCATGTGAAATTGCTGACCTGGGAGCAGAGGCAGCTCCAAAAAGAactgcagaggttgcagcaag AAACCATGAAGAAAAAGTTCTCCTCTTATTTGGGGAATGGATTTCAGAAGAGACCAGAAGATGTTCTCATGTTCTCACCACAGGGAAGGCAGAAGCACAGAGCCCCACAGGCTAAGAAAATGAG AGCATTGGCAACCCGTATGGCCCAAGACACATGCAAAAGCAAGTCCCAGGTGCCTCCTTCacatgatgctggcctcaaagaCCCCATGAAGGGCAAAAAGCAGCCACTCTCTCAAAATAACAGGACTGCCTGCTTCATAAAAGAGCAACCACAAGCCCAAGAGAAAGATTCTGTGAATCCATCTAAGGACGTAGACTCCAGCAAGGGCATCTCTGTTCCATGCCAAAATCAAGAGGTTTCCACCAACACCATAGAACAAGGTCCTAGTTCCAGCCCAGCTAGTGATAGTGGAATGGCACGTGCTGATGAGACCAGATCAAAAGATGTTGCTCTAAAGCCAGATGGGAACACTGGAAAACAAATTCCCCCAAAACACATGGAATGTGCAGGAAGCTTTGAAGGCGAGTTCACAAAGCCAACCTTCTTAGAGTTGCTTTCAAAGGCCAGAAATGCCCATTATCTCCGGCACAGGGTCCCCCCTGAGTCTGAGAGGTTGCTTAGCATTGGAGAGATATTTGGGCATGGGGAATCCTCATCATCCAGGGCACGAAAGGAGTGTGAAAACAGGGTGCCTTCTAAGTTTCTTCCTCTCTAA